A section of the Cyprinus carpio isolate SPL01 unplaced genomic scaffold, ASM1834038v1 S000006613, whole genome shotgun sequence genome encodes:
- the LOC109047684 gene encoding gastrula zinc finger protein XlCGF7.1-like — protein MHSEDQEEHKSVKMEFIEDYSEIKSDPDPFRVKHEDTEEQIGLKEESEESKELNEAEEKHQVKTEDESLSCSQQTRGKKSFSCPQCGKSFLCKQGVMYHMKTHSGEKPYTCDECGKSFRQYQALKLHQKTHSGEKDHVCFDCGKAFVTLAVLKLHQRIHTGEKPYECSHCDKRFKQSGQLKAHERIHTGEKPYTCDQCGRSFTQAYGLKVHQQSHSEKRGYNCDQCGKQFARASYLKKHLKIHSEEKPHLCTLCGKSFIWLDDLKLHQKRHSGVKVHACFKCEKTFGSDHQLKQHQTIHTGEKP, from the exons ATGCATTCAGAGGACCAGGAAGAACATAAATCggtaaagatggagtttattgaAGATTACAGTGAGATCAAAAGTGATCCAGACCCCTTCAGAGTGAAACATGAAGATACAGAAGAACAAATAG gcttGAAGGAAGAGAGTGAGGAGAGCAAAGAACTGAATGAAGCAGAGGAGAAACATCAAGTCAAAACTGAAGATGAATCTTTGAGTTGCTCACAGCAAACAAGAGGCAAAAAATCTTTcagctgccctcagtgtggaaaaagttttttatGCAAGCAAGGTGTTATGTATCACATGAAAACTCAttctggagagaaaccgtacacatgtgacgaatgtgggaagagttttagaCAATATCAAGCTCTTAAATTACACCAGAAAACACACAGCGGTGAGAAGGATCATGTGTGCTTTGATTGTGGGAAGGCTTTTGTTACTCTTGCCGTACTGAAACTGCATcagagaatccacactggagaaaaaccttacgaGTGTTCACATTGTGACAAGAGATTTAAACAATCAGGACAACTAAaagcacatgagaggatccacactggagaaaaaccatacacatgtgatcagtgtgggaggaGTTTTACACAAGCGTACGGTCTTAAAGTACATCAGCAGTCTCATTCAGAAAAAAGAGGATATAACTGTGATCAGTGCGGTAAACAATTTGCTAGGGCATCATACTTGAAGAAGCACCTAAAAATTCATTCAGAGGAGAAGCCTCACCTGTGTactttgtgtggaaagagctttatATGGCTGGATGATTTAAAATTACACCAGAAAAGACACAGCGGTGTGAAGGTTCATGCGTGCTTTAAGTGTGAGAAGACTTTTGGTTCAGATCATCAACTGAAGCAGCACCAgacaattcacactggagaaaaaccttaa